The following proteins are encoded in a genomic region of Methanomicrobiales archaeon HGW-Methanomicrobiales-1:
- a CDS encoding cation transporter, with translation MNTTPLDKQSLDRLKEKTARLSVLSNTCLVLMKFVVGFAIGSVSIISEAIHSSMDLIAAVIAFFSVRKSAEPPDAGHSFGHGKFEDISGLIEALLIFVAAILIIREALVKLLGEPTEHFTPELLIYGIAIMGISSLVNWYVSQRLMKVAKQTESIALESDAWHLRTDVYTSAGVMVGLVLIKLTGIAIIDPLFALGVAVVIMKAAYDLTVRSFADLIDHSLPDGDEKRIQDIICEHANDYAGFHDLKTRRSGPEIFIEFHLVMSGKVTVYQSHDLADHLESDLKIEFPRANITIHIEPCNEGCTRCGSFCNFYEKQKKDSGQTPR, from the coding sequence ATGAATACTACTCCTTTGGACAAACAATCACTGGACCGGCTCAAAGAGAAGACAGCGCGGCTATCCGTCCTGTCCAATACCTGCCTGGTACTGATGAAATTTGTCGTCGGGTTTGCCATAGGTTCGGTCAGTATCATTTCAGAAGCGATCCACTCTTCCATGGACCTGATCGCAGCAGTGATCGCATTTTTCTCGGTGCGGAAATCCGCAGAACCCCCGGATGCGGGACATTCATTCGGGCACGGAAAGTTCGAGGATATCTCGGGTCTTATTGAGGCACTGCTCATCTTTGTTGCTGCAATCCTGATCATCCGGGAAGCCTTAGTAAAACTGCTGGGTGAACCCACCGAGCATTTCACCCCTGAGCTGCTCATTTATGGTATTGCCATTATGGGTATCTCATCACTGGTCAACTGGTATGTTTCCCAGCGGCTCATGAAGGTGGCAAAACAGACTGAGTCTATTGCGCTCGAGAGCGATGCATGGCACCTGAGGACAGATGTGTATACCTCTGCAGGTGTGATGGTCGGACTTGTCCTGATCAAGCTAACCGGTATCGCGATCATCGACCCGCTCTTTGCCCTCGGTGTGGCGGTCGTGATCATGAAGGCCGCATATGACCTCACGGTTCGCTCATTTGCCGATCTGATCGACCACAGCCTTCCCGATGGGGATGAGAAGCGGATTCAGGATATCATCTGCGAGCATGCAAACGATTATGCCGGATTCCATGATCTGAAGACCCGCCGGTCGGGCCCGGAGATATTCATTGAATTCCACCTGGTGATGTCGGGAAAGGTAACGGTGTACCAGTCTCATGATCTTGCCGATCACCTGGAGTCCGATCTCAAGATCGAGTTTCCCCGGGCAAATATTACGATTCACATTGAACCGTGCAATGAAGGGTGCACCCGGTGTGGTTCATTCTGTAATTTTTATGAAAAACAGAAAAAGGATTCCGGGCAAACCCCCCGGTAA
- a CDS encoding threonine synthase → MYHLVCVNCGATYPADEIIYNCTKCGHLLAVKYPLDELSISRATWNQRPLSVWRYKELLPVTIPPVTLQEGGTPLYHLKKLGAEMGLPHLYAKHEGMNPSGSFKDRGMTVGVSMAIQLGKKSVACASTGNTSASLAVYAAKAGIPAVVLLPAGKVAVGKVAQALMHGAKVISIRGNFDRALEMVHDLCLSHGLYLLNSINPYRLEGQKTIGFEALDQLGEIPDRFVLPVGNAGNISAVYKGFLELQELGFIDRLPMMTGIQAQGSSPVVRAIRDNLPVVIPEANPETIATAIRIGAPVNAEKALTAIRMTRGLAETVTDEEILSMQRDLARKEGIGVEPASAASVAGIRKLVEMGMIDRNEKIVCVVTGHLLKDPETVIKQCEPPTEIDADLPSLLSALHL, encoded by the coding sequence ATGTACCATCTCGTGTGCGTCAACTGTGGAGCCACCTATCCCGCTGACGAGATCATCTATAATTGCACAAAATGCGGTCACCTGCTCGCAGTGAAATATCCGCTGGATGAACTATCCATTTCAAGGGCCACCTGGAACCAGCGCCCGCTCTCGGTCTGGCGCTATAAGGAACTGCTTCCGGTCACGATCCCCCCGGTCACCCTGCAGGAAGGCGGCACCCCTCTCTATCACTTAAAAAAACTGGGAGCGGAGATGGGACTGCCGCATCTCTATGCAAAACATGAGGGCATGAACCCGTCCGGTTCGTTCAAGGACCGGGGCATGACCGTCGGCGTATCGATGGCCATCCAGCTCGGCAAGAAGAGTGTAGCCTGCGCAAGCACCGGCAATACCTCCGCAAGCCTTGCCGTCTATGCAGCAAAAGCCGGCATTCCTGCCGTAGTGCTGCTTCCCGCGGGAAAAGTCGCCGTAGGAAAAGTGGCGCAGGCGCTGATGCACGGGGCAAAAGTCATCTCCATCCGGGGCAACTTCGATCGTGCGCTTGAGATGGTCCACGATCTCTGCCTCTCCCATGGCCTGTACCTGCTCAATTCGATCAACCCCTACCGGCTGGAAGGCCAGAAGACCATCGGGTTTGAAGCGCTCGACCAGTTGGGAGAAATTCCGGACCGTTTCGTCCTTCCGGTCGGAAATGCAGGCAATATCTCTGCTGTGTACAAAGGTTTTCTCGAGTTACAGGAACTCGGTTTCATTGACCGGCTTCCGATGATGACCGGCATCCAGGCCCAGGGTTCCAGCCCGGTTGTCCGGGCCATCCGTGACAACCTCCCGGTAGTGATACCCGAGGCCAATCCTGAGACTATCGCAACTGCGATTCGAATCGGGGCGCCGGTCAATGCAGAAAAAGCCTTAACAGCAATCCGTATGACCCGGGGACTTGCTGAGACTGTGACCGATGAAGAGATCTTAAGCATGCAGCGCGATCTCGCCCGCAAAGAAGGTATCGGTGTCGAACCGGCATCGGCAGCATCGGTTGCCGGTATACGCAAACTGGTAGAGATGGGAATGATTGACCGGAACGAAAAGATTGTCTGCGTAGTAACCGGACATCTGCTCAAGGATCCGGAAACGGTGATTAAACAATGCGAACCCCCGACCGAGATCGACGCCGATCTGCCCTCGCTGCTCTCTGCGCTGCACTTGTAA
- the mch gene encoding methenyltetrahydromethanopterin cyclohydrolase, giving the protein MLSVNELALEIFDNLADLAEEFNACYHELDNGARIVDCGVSVRGGYAAGRAFTEICMGGLGEVNFRMGHIKEFPMPFVDVTTDFPSISCLGSQKAGWTVKVGNYFAMGSGPARALSLKPKHTFEVIEYEDDYDCAVMCLESDHLPNAEVMEKIAEECHVDVANVCAVVAPTSSLVGSIQVSGRCVETAIYKLNELGFDTRKIIAAMGTAPVPPVRGPKLAMGVTNDATIYHGRINLTMNAPEIKDYLEKIPSSSSKGYGKPFNDIFKEAGYDFYKIDTSLFSPAEVIINELSTGSVYHVGAVNADVTLKSFGLQ; this is encoded by the coding sequence ATGCTGAGTGTTAACGAACTGGCACTGGAAATTTTTGATAATCTGGCCGACTTGGCCGAGGAATTCAACGCTTGTTACCATGAACTGGATAACGGCGCACGTATCGTTGACTGCGGGGTAAGTGTACGCGGTGGTTATGCAGCAGGCAGGGCCTTTACCGAGATCTGCATGGGCGGACTTGGCGAGGTTAACTTCCGCATGGGGCACATCAAGGAGTTCCCGATGCCCTTTGTCGATGTCACCACGGACTTCCCGTCGATCTCCTGCCTTGGTTCGCAGAAGGCCGGCTGGACCGTCAAGGTAGGCAACTACTTTGCGATGGGCAGCGGCCCGGCCCGGGCGCTCTCGTTAAAGCCGAAGCACACCTTTGAGGTCATCGAATACGAAGACGACTACGACTGTGCTGTCATGTGTCTTGAGAGCGACCACCTGCCGAACGCAGAGGTCATGGAGAAGATCGCAGAAGAGTGCCACGTGGATGTAGCAAATGTCTGTGCAGTTGTTGCACCCACTTCCTCATTAGTTGGCTCGATCCAGGTATCCGGCCGCTGTGTTGAGACCGCAATCTACAAGCTCAACGAACTTGGGTTTGACACCCGGAAGATCATTGCCGCTATGGGCACTGCACCGGTTCCACCGGTACGGGGACCCAAGCTTGCAATGGGGGTAACGAACGATGCCACGATCTACCACGGCAGGATCAACCTCACGATGAACGCACCCGAGATCAAGGACTACCTCGAGAAGATCCCGAGCAGCAGTTCCAAGGGATACGGCAAACCGTTCAACGACATCTTCAAGGAAGCAGGGTATGATTTCTACAAGATCGATACCTCGCTCTTCTCCCCCGCAGAAGTCATCATAAACGAGCTCTCAACGGGCTCAGTCTACCATGTCGGTGCAGTGAATGCCGATGTGACCCTGAAGTCATTCGGGCTTCAGTAA